A region from the Streptomyces tsukubensis genome encodes:
- a CDS encoding response regulator transcription factor, producing the protein MDRVRVLVVDDDPPIADLVATVARYEGWDAMTANTGDDALRIAAEFHPDIVVLDVMLPDVDGFGVLDRLRRSGTMVPVVFLTARDGVADRVAGLTRGGDDYLVKPFAVEELMARLRTVLRRSAGPGFQRSVLRVGDLSMDEDTREVRRADRLLTLTPTEYEVLRYLMRRSPTVLTKAQILDHVWEYGFGGRSNVVELVVSRLRRKLDETGEPLIRTVRGFGYVIRGAAE; encoded by the coding sequence GTGGACAGAGTTCGAGTGCTGGTGGTGGACGACGACCCGCCGATCGCCGACCTCGTCGCGACGGTCGCCCGCTACGAGGGCTGGGACGCGATGACGGCGAACACCGGCGATGACGCGCTGCGGATCGCGGCCGAGTTCCATCCGGACATCGTGGTGCTGGACGTGATGCTGCCGGACGTGGACGGCTTCGGGGTGCTGGACCGGCTACGGCGTTCCGGGACGATGGTGCCGGTGGTCTTCCTCACCGCCCGGGACGGCGTCGCGGACCGGGTGGCGGGGCTGACCCGGGGCGGGGACGACTATCTGGTGAAGCCGTTCGCGGTGGAGGAGCTGATGGCCCGGCTGCGGACCGTGCTGCGGCGCAGCGCGGGGCCCGGTTTCCAGCGCTCGGTGCTGCGGGTGGGCGATCTCTCCATGGACGAGGACACCCGTGAAGTGCGCCGGGCGGACCGGCTCCTCACCCTCACCCCCACCGAGTACGAGGTGCTGCGTTATCTGATGCGCCGCTCCCCGACCGTGCTGACCAAGGCTCAGATCCTGGACCATGTGTGGGAGTACGGCTTCGGGGGGCGGTCGAACGTCGTGGAACTGGTGGTGAGCAGGCTCCGCCGCAAGCTGGACGAGACCGGTGAGCCGCTGATCCGTACGGTCCGCGGCTTCGGGTACGTCATCAGAGGGGCCGCCGAGTGA
- a CDS encoding ferredoxin reductase family protein produces MTTVEARPGPTRGIRPKVVARTGLQAGFAVNAAIVAYLFVQAGFASNALIVLGRLTGLYAALLMAFQLFLMARLPWLDRRIGMDRLAGWHRWNGFLLLWLLLGHAVFIVFGYARPTGRDPVDQTVELAETVEGVLRAVVALLLILVVGAVSARFARRRLAYETWHFIHLYTYLAVALAFTHQVAAGTTFTSSDLATAYWYALWGSALGAVAVGRILLPLWRNWRHKLVVTAVVPESDNVVSIHLTGRDLDRLPARAGQFFLWRFLTRDRWWQANPYSLSAAPDGRTLRLTAKAAGAGSAALRQVKPGTRVFAEGPYGAFTTLHRTRPDTVLIAGGVGVTPIRALLEELPGHTVVLYRVGSDKDAVLHRELHELALARSAELHLITGPIAPDPLAPHALAGLVPDIADRDVYVCGPPGMTTAVLRSLRELGVPKPQIHFERFSLAG; encoded by the coding sequence GTGACGACTGTCGAAGCACGTCCCGGCCCCACCCGGGGCATACGGCCGAAAGTGGTCGCCCGCACCGGTCTGCAAGCCGGATTCGCCGTGAACGCGGCCATCGTGGCGTACCTCTTCGTCCAGGCCGGATTCGCCTCGAACGCCCTGATCGTGCTGGGCCGGTTGACCGGCCTGTACGCCGCGCTGCTGATGGCCTTCCAACTGTTCCTGATGGCCCGGCTGCCGTGGCTCGACCGGCGGATCGGCATGGACCGGCTCGCCGGCTGGCACCGCTGGAACGGCTTCCTCCTGCTGTGGCTGCTCCTCGGCCACGCCGTCTTCATCGTGTTCGGATACGCCCGGCCCACAGGCAGGGATCCGGTCGATCAGACGGTCGAACTCGCCGAGACCGTCGAGGGTGTTCTGCGGGCCGTCGTCGCGCTGCTGCTGATCCTCGTGGTCGGCGCGGTGTCCGCCCGCTTCGCCCGGCGCCGGCTGGCCTACGAGACCTGGCACTTCATCCACCTCTACACCTACCTCGCCGTGGCGCTGGCCTTCACCCACCAGGTCGCGGCCGGTACCACCTTCACCTCCTCCGACCTCGCCACGGCCTACTGGTACGCGCTGTGGGGCAGCGCGCTCGGCGCGGTGGCCGTCGGCCGCATCCTGCTGCCGCTGTGGCGCAACTGGCGGCACAAGCTGGTGGTCACCGCCGTCGTCCCCGAATCGGACAACGTCGTCTCCATCCATCTCACCGGCCGTGACCTGGACCGGCTGCCGGCCCGCGCCGGGCAGTTCTTCCTGTGGCGGTTCCTCACCCGCGACCGCTGGTGGCAGGCCAACCCGTACTCCCTGTCGGCCGCGCCCGACGGCCGTACCCTCCGGCTCACCGCCAAGGCCGCCGGTGCAGGCAGCGCCGCCCTGCGCCAGGTCAAGCCGGGCACCCGGGTCTTCGCCGAGGGCCCCTATGGGGCCTTCACCACCCTGCACCGCACCCGCCCGGACACCGTGCTGATCGCAGGCGGTGTCGGAGTCACCCCGATCCGCGCGCTGCTGGAGGAGTTGCCCGGCCATACCGTCGTCCTCTACCGCGTCGGCAGCGACAAGGACGCCGTCCTCCACCGGGAACTGCACGAACTGGCCCTCGCCCGCAGCGCCGAACTGCACCTGATCACCGGCCCGATCGCGCCGGACCCACTCGCCCCGCACGCCCTGGCCGGGCTGGTACCGGACATCGCCGACCGGGACGTATACGTCTGCGGACCGCCCGGCATGACCACCGCGGTCCTCCGCAGCCTGCGTGAACTGGGCGTACCCAAACCGCAGATCCACTTCGAACGGTTCAGCCTGGCCGGCTGA